A region of Pristiophorus japonicus isolate sPriJap1 chromosome 32, sPriJap1.hap1, whole genome shotgun sequence DNA encodes the following proteins:
- the LOC139240555 gene encoding probable G-protein coupled receptor 139: MVILSRRMCGLSKCVTRYLVAMAAADLLVVITDLILRQIPIAHRLHFVQRIPLCNIHAVLLYAATDCSVWFTVTFTFDRFMAICCQKLKTKYCTEKTAAVVLVTVTLLSFVKSIFWYFMYVPWYTLSNTPWFCYVSVLVMVSDLWATLELLHYILTPCIPFVLILLLNALTIRHILVASRARRRLRDHSSEGIPSDIEMERRRKSIILLLVISWNFIMLWTVFMFFSIWNRILCLGYDIIHVSYYIKEIGFMLQLLSCCTNTCIYAMTQNKFREQLKNVVKCPSCFIVKIIKR, translated from the coding sequence ATGGTGATCCTGTCTCGTCGaatgtgcggtctctccaaatgcgtCACACGCTacttggtggccatggcagcggcagatctactggtcgttatcaccgacctgatattgaggcagatTCCAATTGCTCATCGTCTGCATTTTGTGCAGCGAATCcccctgtgtaatatccacgccgtcctgctttatgcagccacagactgttctgtctggttcaccgtcactttcacattTGATCGATTCATGgcaatttgttgccagaagctgaaaactaaatattgcactgaGAAAACCGCGGCTGTGGTTCTTGTAACAGTGACTTTGCTAAGTTTTGTAAAGAGcattttctggtactttatgtatgtaCCTTGGTACACGTTGAGCAATACCCCCTGGTTCTGTTACGTAAGTGTTCTTGTCATGGTTTCAGATTTGTGGGCAACACTCGAGCTTCTTCATTATATTCTAACCCCGTGCatcccatttgttctgatcctgctACTCAATGCTTTAActatcagacacattttagtggccagcagagctcgcaggagactccgggatCACAGCAGTGAGGGGATTCCAAGTGACATAGAGATGGAGagacgaaggaaatccatcattttactgctcgTTATCTCGTGGAATTTCATAATGTTATGGACTGTGTTTATGTTCTTTTCTATTTGGAACCGGATTTTGTGTTTAGGTTATGATATTATACATGTATCTTACTACATAAAAGAAATAGGattcatgctccagctcctgagttgctgcacaaacacttgtATTTATGCTATGACACAgaataagttcagagagcagttgaagaatgtggtaaAATGTCCGTCTTGCTTCATTGTTAAAATCATTAAAAGATGA